In Sphingobacterium sp. PCS056, the following proteins share a genomic window:
- a CDS encoding WG repeat-containing protein, with protein MKIKIFRTLILLFVLVSSSSAQEKMFKIQFGLNIDSTTEAESVADIYLTKDYLRIENKFIDTSVQISDFKKQIAYILDYSNKNYYEQGLTTEDAVISPEDFQIEFITNASKSIAGYACKKAIIKIPIGTEDEKPFIEVWYTTALPKMYWGEYTYLEKIPGAALSISAYEMEMKAIHVTASVVNPALFEVPQDFEQVEEEAFTFETTELGENRQSYYDEDTELIGVADTIGNAITPAKYSLINSFIAGYAVVADGSNHYGLINNDGKEIIPCQYEHLARTEDGLFLFSKNDRYGYMNIHAQVVIPATYTYAREFENGHAVVTTDQGSGVIDSSGKIIIPIKFELIHEFSANTAVISEQDKYYLIDQQGKKISEAYDFLSNGGENLWLTMRSEKYGFIDAKGKQVIPSKYIYAAPFDAGLSLVSENGEDFFYIDSKGKFVQKMDSE; from the coding sequence ATGAAAATAAAAATCTTTAGAACGCTTATTCTTTTATTTGTTCTTGTCAGCAGCTCTTCTGCACAAGAGAAAATGTTCAAAATCCAGTTTGGTTTAAATATTGACAGCACAACAGAAGCAGAGTCTGTCGCAGATATTTATCTGACTAAAGATTATTTAAGAATAGAAAACAAATTTATAGATACAAGTGTCCAAATCTCTGATTTTAAGAAGCAGATCGCATACATATTAGATTACAGCAATAAAAACTATTATGAGCAAGGACTTACGACAGAAGATGCCGTAATCTCTCCCGAAGATTTTCAAATTGAATTCATCACCAATGCCTCCAAATCAATCGCTGGATATGCCTGTAAAAAAGCAATTATTAAGATCCCGATTGGAACAGAAGACGAAAAACCATTTATTGAAGTTTGGTATACCACAGCACTGCCAAAAATGTATTGGGGAGAATACACCTACTTAGAGAAAATACCAGGAGCAGCACTATCCATTTCAGCTTATGAAATGGAAATGAAAGCCATCCATGTGACAGCATCGGTGGTCAACCCTGCCCTATTTGAAGTTCCCCAAGATTTTGAACAAGTTGAGGAAGAAGCGTTCACATTTGAGACGACAGAGCTAGGAGAAAATAGGCAGTCTTATTACGATGAAGACACCGAACTTATTGGAGTAGCAGACACGATTGGCAATGCAATAACTCCTGCAAAATATAGTTTAATCAATTCCTTTATAGCAGGCTACGCAGTCGTAGCCGACGGAAGCAATCACTATGGACTTATCAACAATGACGGCAAAGAAATTATTCCCTGTCAGTATGAACATTTAGCACGTACTGAAGATGGGCTATTCCTATTTTCAAAAAATGATCGATATGGCTACATGAATATCCATGCACAAGTAGTGATTCCCGCAACCTACACTTATGCACGGGAATTTGAAAACGGTCATGCTGTAGTCACTACAGACCAAGGATCTGGCGTCATTGACAGCAGTGGAAAGATTATTATTCCAATCAAATTTGAACTCATCCACGAATTTTCAGCCAATACTGCTGTGATCTCAGAGCAAGATAAATACTATTTAATTGATCAACAAGGAAAGAAAATAAGCGAAGCATATGATTTCTTGTCCAATGGCGGAGAAAATTTATGGCTCACTATGCGATCAGAAAAATATGGATTTATAGATGCAAAAGGAAAGCAGGTCATCCCATCAAAATACATATATGCTGCCCCATTTGATGCAGGACTCTCCTTAGTTTCCGAAAATGGGGAAGATTTTTTCTATATCGATAGCAAAGGTAAGTTTGTCCAAAAAATGGACAGCGAGTAA